The following proteins are co-located in the Heptranchias perlo isolate sHepPer1 chromosome 30, sHepPer1.hap1, whole genome shotgun sequence genome:
- the tmem101 gene encoding transmembrane protein 101, protein MALDARRRVFKLLMRFGAIILTRFPFWNCFSMLMLFAERAEQRRKPDIPVPYLYFDMGAAVICASFMSFGVKRRWFALGAALQLAVSTYASYIGEQVHYGDWLKVRMYSRTIAIIGGFLILASGAGEVYRQKPRTRSLQSTGQVFLGIYLICVAYSLQHSKEDRLAYLNHIIGGEVTLQLLFVLYAVLALSFLSGYCVRTAAQILSVLMPIVVLFIDGNVGYWHNSRRIEFWNQMKLLGQNVGIFGAAIILATDG, encoded by the exons ATGGCGCTGGACGCTCGCAGGCGGGTCTTTAAACTCCTCATGCGCTTCGGCGCCATTATCCTGACCCGTTTCCCTTTCTGGAACTGCTTCAGCATGTTGATGCTGTTCGCCGAGCGGGCCGAGCAGCGCAG GAAGCCGGATATTCCAGTGCCGTACCTCTATTTTGACATGGGTGCTGCAGTTATTTGTGCCAGTTTCATGTCCTTTGGagtgaagaggagatggtttgctTTGGGAGCTGCCCTTCAGTTGGCTGTGAGCACATATGCATCATACATTGGAGAGCAAGTGCATTATGGGGACTGGCTCAAG GTAAGAATGTATTCCAGAACTATAGCCATTATTGGAGGATTTCTGATTTTAGCGAGTGGTGCTGGCGAGGTGTATCGGCAGAAGCCACGCACAAGGTCATTACAGTCTACTGGACAAGTGTTTCTTGGCATCTACCTTATTTGTGTG GCCTACTCCCTGCAGCACAGCAAAGAGGACCGCCTGGCCTATCTGAACCACATCATAGGAGGTGAAGTTACACTACAGTTGCTGTTTGTACTGTATGCCGTGCTGGCCTTGTCTTTCCTCTCTGGGTATTGTGTACGGACTGCAGCCCAGATACTCTCGGTTCTTATGCCCATTGTAGTTCTCTTTATTGATGGAAATGTTGGCTATTGGCACAATTCCCGCCGGATTGAGTTCTGGAATCAAATGAAACTACTTGGGCAGAATGTTGGCATTTTTGGTGCTGCTATAATTTTGGCGACAGATGGCTAG